Proteins from a single region of Cydia pomonella isolate Wapato2018A unplaced genomic scaffold, ilCydPomo1 PGA_scaffold_29, whole genome shotgun sequence:
- the LOC133533937 gene encoding atherin-like, whose protein sequence is MGSVLVFCVQHLSKYKYEIFALRSTAPPESPEHTPLTEPTAQAQCRQPPRPHAASRSRKYLRAVIEHGPARVAGAHAADRADRAGAVPPAPAPARGQPQPQSTAPPESPEHTPLTEPTAQAQCRQPPRPHAASRSRKYLRAVIEHGPARVAGAHAADRADRAGAVPPAPAPARGQPQPQSTAPPESPEHTPLTEPTAQAQCRQPPRPHAASRSRKYLRAVIEHGPARVAGAHAADRADRAGAVPPAPAPARGQPQPQSTAPPESPEHTPLTEPTAQAQCRQPPRPHAASRSRKYLRAVIEHGPARVAGAHAADRADRAGAVPPALAPACGHLQPHLPQSLARRLHLRHTVAQNLEG, encoded by the exons ATGGGTTCAGTACTGGTGTTTTGCGTACAACACCTCAGTAAATACAAGTACGAAATATTCGCCTTACGA AGCACGGCCCCGCCGGAGTCGCCGGAGCACACGCCGCTGACCGAGCCGACCGCGCAGGCGCAGTGCCGCCAGCCCCCGCGCCCGCACGCGGCCAGCCGCAGCCGCAAGTACCTGCGTGCCGTTATAGAGCACGGCCCCGCCCGAGTCGCCGGAGCACACGCCGCTGACCGAGCCGACCGCGCAGGCGCAGTGCCGCCAGCCCCCGCGCCCGCACGCGGCCAGCCGCAGCCGCAA AGCACGGCCCCGCCCGAGTCGCCGGAGCACACGCCGCTGACCGAGCCGACCGCGCAGGCGCAGTGCCGCCAGCCCCCGCGCCCGCACGCGGCCAGCCGCAGCCGCAAGTACCTGCGTGCCGTTATAGAGCACGGCCCCGCCCGAGTCGCCGGAGCACACGCCGCTGACCGAGCCGACCGCGCAGGCGCAGTGCCGCCAGCCCCCGCGCCCGCACGCGGCCAGCCGCAGCCGCAA AGCACGGCCCCGCCCGAGTCGCCGGAGCACACGCCGCTGACCGAGCCGACCGCGCAGGCGCAGTGCCGCCAGCCCCCGCGCCCGCACGCGGCCAGCCGCAGCCGCAAGTACCTGCGTGCCGTTATAGAGCACGGCCCCGCCCGAGTCGCCGGAGCACACGCCGCTGACCGAGCCGACCGCGCAGGCGCAGTGCCGCCAGCCCCCGCGCCCGCACGCGGCCAGCCGCAGCCGCAA AGCACGGCCCCGCCCGAGTCGCCGGAGCACACGCCGTTGACCGAGCCGACCGCGCAGGCGCAGTGCCGCCAGCCCCCGCGCCCGCACGCGGCCAGCCGCAGCCGCAAGTACCTGCGTGCCGTTATAGAGCACGGCCCCGCCCGAGTCGCCGGAGCACACGCCGCTGACCGAGCCGACCGCGCAGGCGCAGTGCCGCCAGCCCTCGCGCCCGCATGTGGCCATCTTCAACCGCACCTCCCGCAGTCGCTCGCCCGCCGGCTTCACCTCCGTCATACCGTAGCCCAAAATCTAGAAGGTTAA
- the LOC133533942 gene encoding uncharacterized protein LOC133533942 isoform X2: MNEALIKELVKKRGHIKSRLTKFSGYIRELAEKVLCAAQVTELQLRIAKLECVYNTYDEIQTKLECMAEDDEAQLNERSDFEDLYYSSVAAARELVTMHTKVAPSDGGSEYNTRRHPHIKCKLPTISLPKFGGSYDTWLEFRDTFDSLINNDDSIDDVNKFHYLRASLEGSAAVIVQSLALSSSNYKIAWQLLCDRYNNKRLLVNNHIKAIFNVSPITKESPTAIRHLIDTICKNIRALATLDERTTHWDTLLVYIICQKLDNVTRREWEEFVPSCETITFDAIIHFLSDRADLLETMAMDGPGRRASWPLAAGAGADSAAHARSAVRRVKEKCFVGLDERETNIERTKWRQAKGQLAAGTMVVIKEDNLPPMKWKLGRIVSVIAGSDGINRVADIRTSSGIIRRAFSKICPLPVEK; the protein is encoded by the exons ATGAATGAAGCATTAATTAAAGAGTTAGTTAAAAAGAGGGGTCATATTAAGTCGCGTTTAACTAAATTTTCAGGTTATATACGCGAGTTAGCCGAAAAAGTATTGTGTGCGGCTCAGGTGACGGAACTTCAACTTCGGATTGCTAAATTGGAATGTGTTTACAACACGTATGATGAGATTCAAACCAAGTTGGAGTGTATGGCGGAGGATGACGAGGCCCAATTGAACGAGAGGTCGGATTTCGAGGATTTGTACTACTCGTCAGTCGCGGCGGCTAGGGAATTGGTAACCATGCATACTAAGGTCGCGCCTAGCGATGGGGGTTCCGAGTACAATACACGGCGTCATCCACATATAAAATGTAAGTTACCCACCATTTCTTTACCGAAATTTGGAGGCTCGTATGATACATGGCTTGAGTTTCGCGACACATTTGATAGTTTGATTAATAATGACGACTCAATCGATGATGTAAACAAGTTTCATTATTTGCGGGCTTCACTAGAAGGCAGTGCCGCGGTAATTGTACAATCCTTGGCATTGTCTAGTAGTAACTATAAAATAGCTTGGCAATTATTATGCGATAGGTATAACAATAAGCGGTTATTGGTGAATAATCATATTAAGGCCATATTCAATGTAAGCCCAATTACCAAGGAGTCACCGACAGCTATTCGGCATCTTATAGACacgatatgtaaaaatatacgtGCGTTAGCGACCCTTGATGAACGAACCACCCATTGGGATACATTATTAGTGTATataatttgtcaaaaacttGACAATGTTACAAGACGAGAGTGGGAGGAGTTTGTGCCTAGTTGCGAAACAATTACTTTCGATGCTATCATACATTTCCTCAGCGATCGTGCGGATCTATTGGAAACCATGGCGATGGATGGCCCCGGACGTCGCGCGTCCTGGCCGCtcgccgccggcgccggcgctgACTCCGCGGCGCACGCGCGCTCCGCCGTGCGACGGGTAAAGGAAAAATGTTTCGTAGGACTAGATGAACGTGAAACCAATATT GAGCGAACCAAATGGAGGCAAGCCAAGGGTCAACTTGCAGCCGGTACTATGGTCGTCATCAAAGAAGACAATCTGCCTCCAATGAAATGGAAGCTCGGCAGAATCGTTAGCGTCATCGCTGGATCTGATGGCATCAATCGCGTAGCCGACATCCGGACGTCGTCTGGGATCATCCGTCGTGCGTTCAGCAAAATATGTCCACTACCAGTCGAAAAGTAA
- the LOC133533942 gene encoding uncharacterized protein LOC133533942 isoform X1 — MAEDDEAQLNERSDFEDLYYSSVAAARELVTMHTKVAPSDGGSEYNTRRHPHIKCKLPTISLPKFGGSYDTWLEFRDTFDSLINNDDSIDDVNKFHYLRASLEGSAAVIVQSLALSSSNYKIAWQLLCDRYNNKRLLVNNHIKAIFNVSPITKESPTAIRHLIDTICKNIRALATLDERTTHWDTLLVYIICQKLDNVTRREWEEFVPSCETITFDAIIHFLSDRADLLETMAMDGPGRRASWPLAAGAGADSAAHARSAVRRVKEKCFVGLDERETNIVSSPLFSYECPLCKRGHWLFECPDFLALSNNERADKIQGMKVCLNCLKPGHIAKYCRRGPCKSCSFRHNSLLHVDRMPSKAPVAMPVIEVTPSSPSEHDEPAPGPSCSANSGLLLPAHPALQGQVILSTALVEVYDRDGKPHMARAFLDNGASPNFIRADFCKKLNLPIREVNASLTGIKNMKSTVHKLCDAKFSSLFDKSFSMKRSFYVLPQVTCDLPMQEVNVSMLDIPEHLVLADPKFHSPAAIDLLLGAEVFWELLGNDRIKLGRNKPTVYETKLGWVVSGRNAHNPNSKNICCNFVQMNNQDDELTRFWKLDEATIKPATAYYTNDERACEEHFIKNTSRLPDGRFMVRYPLKQPASSLGDSYERAKQCFLSLERRLERQAQLKSMYKDFMKEYETLGDMSKVTSNEIVGNFLPFHGVLRLSSLTTKLRVVFNASARTSTGVTLNDIQYVGPTIQDDLIAILLRFRQYRFVYTADVEKMYRRIVVHPDDRHLQQIIWRKDPSEPLCTYQLNTVTYGTASAPFLAVRCLKQLSLDCSDPRLTEIIAHDFYMDDFLSGSDTEQEAASIIARVSAVLKSAGMHLRKWRSNESSLINEHNDESRNLNLGNLDESKTLGLGWKSGADVLYFTIDLGPNPEKITKRFILSTVAKIFDPLGLLSPVVIQGKILLQLLWLSRVSWDDEVPQDISEKWNNITMSLPELNHLSIPRSVVGIHASRVEFHIFTDASQSAYGACLYVRTITSTGVVTRLLMAKSRVAPIRPVTIPRMELCGALIGAQLYQKALISLRMKADSCTFWSDSMIVLGWLRMLPNQLKVFVRNRVADILEITSGWPWRHVPTKDNPADLVSRGLDAGSIAAADIWWNGPKFLRNDEEDWPKNHHASKDSDDIKAEVITANVASEATLSPLSDLNLTKFSNFTKLKRVTAYVLRFINNARPGNSVRYSGFLSTKELHTAMNTLVKLAQIESFYSYEDVKNKALLKAKDPLTKLNPFVDSKGLMRVGGRLRNGPFNFDKKHPAILPKGHFITVIYFNSVHIILLHAGPQAMLAYVKTTYWPIGGRTQARSTYHKCVLCTRMRGATIAPLMGNLPSPRVAPGFPFEVVGVDYAGPILAASRKGRGSQTTKVYIVIFVCFKTKCVHLELCSDLSAEGYMASLKRFVSRRGLPSDIYSDNGTQFVGAYNDLKRFLTSHAKTLSESAANDGIRFHFIPPYSPHFGGLWEAGVKSTKHHLVRVLGNCHLTFEEIYCALCQIEAILNSRPLTPLTSDPSDLLPLTPGHFLIGRPLTALPTPCLTEIPPLRLTRYQRIEQLRQHYWVRWYKEYVSELQERTKWRQAKGQLAAGTMVVIKEDNLPPMKWKLGRIVSVIAGSDGINRVADIRTSSGIIRRAFSKICPLPVEK, encoded by the coding sequence ATGGCGGAGGATGACGAGGCCCAATTGAACGAGAGGTCGGATTTCGAGGATTTGTACTACTCGTCAGTCGCGGCGGCTAGGGAATTGGTAACCATGCATACTAAGGTCGCGCCTAGCGATGGGGGTTCCGAGTACAATACACGGCGTCATCCACATATAAAATGTAAGTTACCCACCATTTCTTTACCGAAATTTGGAGGCTCGTATGATACATGGCTTGAGTTTCGCGACACATTTGATAGTTTGATTAATAATGACGACTCAATCGATGATGTAAACAAGTTTCATTATTTGCGGGCTTCACTAGAAGGCAGTGCCGCGGTAATTGTACAATCCTTGGCATTGTCTAGTAGTAACTATAAAATAGCTTGGCAATTATTATGCGATAGGTATAACAATAAGCGGTTATTGGTGAATAATCATATTAAGGCCATATTCAATGTAAGCCCAATTACCAAGGAGTCACCGACAGCTATTCGGCATCTTATAGACacgatatgtaaaaatatacgtGCGTTAGCGACCCTTGATGAACGAACCACCCATTGGGATACATTATTAGTGTATataatttgtcaaaaacttGACAATGTTACAAGACGAGAGTGGGAGGAGTTTGTGCCTAGTTGCGAAACAATTACTTTCGATGCTATCATACATTTCCTCAGCGATCGTGCGGATCTATTGGAAACCATGGCGATGGATGGCCCCGGACGTCGCGCGTCCTGGCCGCtcgccgccggcgccggcgctgACTCCGCGGCGCACGCGCGCTCCGCCGTGCGACGGGTAAAGGAAAAATGTTTCGTAGGACTAGATGAACGTGAAACCAATATTGTGAGTAGCCCACTATTTTCATATGAATGTCCATTATGTAAGCGAGGTCATTGGTTATTTGAGTGCCCCGACTTTCTCGCGTTATCTAATAACGAACGTGCAGATAAGATTCAAGGGATGAAAGTATGTTTGAATTGCTTAAAACCCGGGCACATAGCGAAGTATTGTAGGCGTGGTCCGTGCAAGTCGTGTTCATTCCGTCATAACTCGCTTTTACACGTAGATAGAATGCCGTCGAAGGCTCCAGTAGCAATGCCTGTTATAGAAGTGACTCCTAGCAGTCCGAGCGAGCACGATGAGCCCGCACCTGGCCCCAGCTGTAGTGCTAACAGCGGCCTCTTGTTGCCGGCCCATCCTGCTTTACAAGGTCAAGTCATACTGTCTACTGCCCTAGTAGAAGTATACGATCGTGACGGTAAACCGCATATGGCGCGCGCATTTTTGGACAATGGGGCTTCACCTAATTTTATTAGAGCTGATTTTTGTAAAAAGCTAAACTTACCTATTAGGGAGGTGAATGCGTCTTTGACCggtattaaaaatatgaagTCGACTGTACATAAATTATGCGACGCAAAGTTCTCATCTTTGTTTGACAAAAGTTTTAGTATGAAAAGGTCATTTTACGTACTTCCACAAGTTACATGCGACTTACCTATGCAAGAGGTAAATGTATCAATGCTAGACATACCTGAACATTTAGTTTTGGCTGATCCTAAGTTCCACTCGCCGGCAGCTATCGATCTTCTTCTTGGCGCCGAGGTCTTTTGGGAATTATTAGGTAATGATAGAATTAAATTGGGACGAAACAAGCCCACAGTTTATGAAACCAAGCTAGGTTGGGTAGTGTCTGGTCGTAATGCGCATAATCCTAACTCtaaaaacatttgttgtaaTTTTGTTCAAATGAATAATCAAGATGACGAGTTGACGCGTTTTTGGAAGTTAGACGAAGCGACAATAAAACCCGCGACTGCTTATTATACCAACGATGAACGGGCTTGCGAGGaacactttattaaaaatacctCTCGGTTACCAGACGGTAGGTTCATGGTTAGGTATCCTTTAAAGCAGCCTGCATCTTCATTGGGCGATTCTTATGAGCGGGCAAAACAATGTTTCCTGTCGTTAGAGCGCAGACTAGAGCGACAGGCACAATTGAAGTCTATGTATAAAGACTTTATGAAAGAATACGAGACTTTGGGAGACATGTCCAAGGTTACTTCCAATGAGATAGTAGGAAACTTTTTGCCCTTTCACGGCGTGTTGCGGCTATCTAGTCTCACGACAAAATTGCGGGTTGTGTTCAACGCTAGCGCACGCACGTCAACCGGAGTGACGCTGAACGACATTCAGTATGTAGGACCTACTATTCAGGACGATCTCATAGCTATCTTGTTACGGTTTAGACAATACCGCTTTGTGTACACGGCTGACGTAGAAAAAATGTATAGGAGGATAGTCGTGCACCCTGACGATAGGCATTTGCAACAAATCATTTGGCGCAAGGATCCATCTGAACCTCTGTGCACATACCAATTAAATACGGTAACTTATGGTACGGCCAGCGCTCCTTTCTTAGCTGTTAGATGTCTTAAACAGCTATCACTGGACTGCTCGGACCCTCGACTCACTGAAATCATTGCCCATGACTTTTACATGGATGACTTTTTGTCCGGGTCTGATACTGAGCAAGAGGCTGCAAGCATTATAGCTCGGGTCAGTGCAGTACTTAAAAGTGCCGGTATGCATTTACGCAAGTGGCGCTCAAATGAGTCGAGTCTCATAAATGAACATAACGACGAATCTAGGAACCTTAATCTTGGCAACTTGGACGAAAGTAAGACGCTAGGGCTAGGTTGGAAAAGTGGAGCCGATGTCTTGTACTTTACTATCGACTTAGGACCTAACCCTGAAAAAATAACCAAGCGGTTTATCCTCTCCACagtagcaaaaatatttgacCCTCTAGGTCTTCTGTCACCAGTTGTCATACAGGGTAAAATTCTGCTTCAGCTTTTATGGCTTTCAAGAGTTTCTTGGGATGATGAAGTTCCTCAAGACATTTCTGAAAAGTGGAATAATATAACAATGTCTTTACCTGAATTAAACCACTTAAGCATTCCTCGCAGTGTCGTAGGAATCCACGCGTCGCGAGTGGAATTCCATATTTTTACGGATGCGTCTCAATCTGCGTACGGAGCTTGCTTGTACGTACGTACGATCACTAGCACAGGAGTAGTTACGCGGTTACTCATGGCAAAAAGTAGAGTAGCTCCAATTCGGCCGGTAACTATTCCCCGTATGGAATTATGTGGAGCTTTGATTGGAGCGCAGCTTTACCAAAAAGCTCTCATATCACTTCGCAtgaaagcagacagttgtacaTTTTGGTCCGATTCAATGATCGTTTTAGGTTGGCTTAGAATGCTACCAAACCAACTCAAAGTATTCGTACGAAATCGCGTAGCCGATATACTCGAAATCACTAGCGGTTGGCCTTGGCGACACGTACCTACTAAGGACAACCCAGCTGATCTGGTCTCACGCGGACTTGATGCGGGTTCAATTGCTGCTGCTGATATTTGGTGGAATGGACCAAAGTTTCTCCGTAATGACGAAGAGGACTGGCCCAAAAATCATCACGCGAGCAAGGATAGTGACGACATTAAAGCTGAGGTAATCACTGCTAATGTAGCGAGCGAAGCTACACTATCCCCTCTATCAGATTTGAACCTTACGAAGTTTTCCAATTTTACTAAACTCAAACGAGTCACGGCTTACGTTCTACGGTTTATTAATAACGCAAGACCGGGTAATAGTGTTAGATATTCAGGATTCCTTAGCACAAAAGAACTTCATACGGCTATGAATACTTTAGTAAAATTGGCGCAGATAGAATCATTTTACTCATATGAGGACGTTAAAAATAAAGCCTTACTCAAAGCCAAAGACCCGCTTACAAAACTGAATCCTTTTGTGGATTCTAAAGGACTTATGCGTGTAGGCGGAAGACTTAGAAACGGGCCTTTTAACTTTGATAAAAAGCACCCAGCTATCTTGCCGAAAGGGCATTTTATAACGGTGATATATTTTAATTCCGTTCACATCATTTTGTTACACGCGGGACCTCAAGCCATGCTAGCGTATGTAAAGACTACCTATTGGCCAATCGGTGGTCGTACCCAAGCTAGGTCAACGTATCACAAATGCGTCCTGTGCACTCGTATGCGCGGTGCAACTATAGCGCCACTTATGGGCAACTTACCCTCACCGCGAGTAGCACCAGGCTTTCCTTTCGAGGTTGTCGGGGTAGATTATGCCGGTCCTATACTGGCTGCGTCTCGAAAGGGTCGTGGTAGTCAAACCACAAAAGTATACATCGTGATCTTTGTGTGTTTTAAAACGAAATGTGTACACCTTGAGCTATGTAGTGACTTGTCTGCAGAAGGTTACATGGCGTCATTGAAGCGATTCGTTAGTCGCCGCGGCTTACCTTCTGACATATACTCCGACAACGGAACACAGTTCGTCGGGGCATATAATGATTTAAAGAGATTCCTTACCAGTCATGCGAAGACGTTATCTGAGTCTGCAGCCAATGACGGCATTCGATTTCACTTTATTCCACCATATTCACCACACTTTGGCGGTTTGTGGGAAGCCGGGGTGAAATCCACTAAACACCATTTAGTTAGAGTCTTAGGTAACTGTCACTTAACTTTTGAAGAGATTTATTGTGCATTGTGTCAAATAGAGGCCATTTTAAATTCAAGGCCTCTTACTCCTTTAACTAGCGATCCTTCTGATCTGCTACCACTTACTCCAGGCCATTTTTTGATCGGACGACCACTCACAGCTCTTCCGACTCCCTGTCTAACAGAGATTCCTCCTTTGAGACTAACACGGTACCAGAGGATAGAACAATTGAGGCAACACTACTGGGTTCGCTGGTATAAAGAATATGTCTCTGAACTTCAGGAGCGAACCAAATGGAGGCAAGCCAAGGGTCAACTTGCAGCCGGTACTATGGTCGTCATCAAAGAAGACAATCTGCCTCCAATGAAATGGAAGCTCGGCAGAATCGTTAGCGTCATCGCTGGATCTGATGGCATCAATCGCGTAGCCGACATCCGGACGTCGTCTGGGATCATCCGTCGTGCGTTCAGCAAAATATGTCCACTACCAGTCGAAAAGTAA